A single Symbiobacterium thermophilum IAM 14863 DNA region contains:
- a CDS encoding DNA methyltransferase — MTTAPHLRLNALCPYFTMFPLDFPTRYLAQARPGEWVLDPFCGRGTTNYAARLHGLPTVGIDSSPVAVAIARAKLVQVTPDELIAEAERILAGPEPADVPEGHFWDLAYHPRTLLDICRLREALLRDCEAPVRIALRGLILGILHGPRTRRAPSYLSNQMPRTYATKPDPAVRFWVRRGMRPEEVDVLDVLARRARYSFAALPPPVPGCILQADSREPGAIPVVDGGYRWVITSPPYLGMRSYQPDQWLRLWFLGGEPTVRYIHEGQVSHLQGEYQRDLATVWRNVAARCRPGTRLIIRFGCLPTLPCNPKQVLEETLARSGVPWRIVEVTGAGIPPRHRRQAVQFEKTRPAHEEIDLVAVLGE; from the coding sequence ATGACCACAGCCCCGCACCTGCGCCTCAACGCCCTGTGCCCCTACTTCACCATGTTCCCCCTCGACTTCCCCACCCGGTATCTGGCCCAGGCCCGGCCGGGCGAGTGGGTGCTCGACCCTTTCTGCGGCCGGGGAACCACAAACTACGCGGCGCGTCTTCACGGCCTTCCCACCGTCGGCATCGACAGCAGCCCCGTGGCGGTGGCGATTGCCCGGGCCAAGCTGGTCCAGGTCACCCCCGACGAACTGATCGCCGAGGCGGAACGCATCCTCGCCGGGCCCGAGCCGGCCGACGTGCCGGAGGGCCACTTCTGGGACCTCGCCTACCACCCCCGCACCCTGCTCGACATCTGCCGGTTGCGGGAGGCGCTTCTGCGCGACTGCGAAGCGCCTGTGCGCATCGCCCTGCGGGGGCTTATCCTCGGCATCCTTCACGGTCCCCGAACCAGGCGGGCGCCTTCCTACCTGTCGAATCAGATGCCCCGTACGTATGCCACCAAGCCCGATCCCGCGGTCCGCTTCTGGGTCCGCAGGGGGATGAGGCCCGAAGAAGTGGACGTACTGGACGTCCTCGCCCGCCGGGCCCGGTATAGCTTCGCCGCGCTGCCTCCGCCGGTCCCGGGGTGCATCCTCCAGGCCGACAGCCGGGAGCCCGGTGCCATCCCCGTCGTAGATGGGGGGTACCGATGGGTGATCACCTCGCCGCCCTACCTCGGCATGCGCTCCTACCAGCCGGATCAGTGGCTGCGGCTCTGGTTCCTGGGTGGAGAGCCCACCGTACGGTACATCCACGAGGGACAGGTGAGCCACTTGCAGGGAGAGTACCAGCGCGACCTTGCAACCGTCTGGCGGAACGTCGCGGCTCGGTGCCGACCGGGGACCAGGCTGATCATCCGCTTCGGCTGCCTCCCCACCCTGCCTTGCAATCCAAAGCAGGTGCTGGAGGAGACCCTGGCGAGGTCGGGTGTACCCTGGCGCATCGTGGAGGTTACAGGCGCCGGCATCCCGCCGCGGCACCGGCGCCAGGCCGTACAGTTTGAGAAAACCCGCCCGGCTCACGAGGAGATCGACCTCGTGGCCGTCTTGGGGGAGTGA
- a CDS encoding HNH endonuclease, with translation MKLNRKMMHWLGVRLVEAAKEGHTVYYHELSKPLQLTNYRLLSEPLGELSELAMDNGFPPISAVVINVTDQLPGAGFFKLVGRKLRGYEIPEQEWQPFFAEMLAEVFAWDDWDDFLEVLDETYGSDLPATRAAGTGRTAHPDLARTVEQDLQAEEIEEGRIEGGVVEYYGRRYERDPENRRRAIEIHGLNCVVCGFNFEEVYGPRGRDFIEVHHVKPLKAFEGVAQVVDPKVDLVPICANCHRMIHRRHDSVLTPDQLRRIVEEQRATRSPGHRPMR, from the coding sequence GTGAAGCTGAATCGCAAGATGATGCATTGGCTGGGCGTTCGACTCGTTGAGGCTGCCAAAGAAGGTCACACGGTCTACTATCATGAGTTGAGTAAGCCCCTGCAACTCACCAACTACCGTCTGCTGAGTGAGCCTCTCGGCGAGCTATCGGAACTCGCTATGGATAACGGTTTTCCTCCGATTTCCGCTGTCGTCATTAACGTAACTGACCAACTGCCTGGTGCTGGCTTCTTTAAGCTTGTAGGCAGGAAACTACGTGGCTATGAGATCCCAGAACAAGAGTGGCAGCCCTTTTTCGCAGAGATGCTGGCAGAAGTGTTCGCTTGGGACGACTGGGACGACTTCCTGGAGGTGCTGGATGAGACGTACGGCTCTGACCTGCCAGCGACCCGAGCTGCGGGGACTGGAAGGACCGCACATCCAGACCTGGCCAGGACGGTTGAGCAGGACCTGCAGGCCGAAGAGATTGAGGAAGGGCGGATCGAAGGTGGCGTCGTCGAGTACTACGGCCGCCGGTATGAGCGCGATCCCGAAAACAGGCGTCGGGCAATTGAGATCCACGGGTTGAACTGCGTCGTCTGTGGGTTCAACTTTGAAGAAGTCTACGGTCCACGTGGAAGGGACTTCATCGAGGTTCACCACGTCAAGCCTCTGAAGGCGTTCGAAGGTGTAGCACAGGTTGTAGACCCCAAGGTCGACCTGGTTCCCATCTGTGCGAACTGCCACAGGATGATCCATCGCCGTCACGACAGTGTTCTCACCCCGGACCAACTGCGCCGGATCGTCGAAGAACAACGCGCTACGCGGTCACCAGGCCACCGACCGATGCGATAG
- a CDS encoding helicase HerA domain-containing protein: protein MTLFPRDQVVGIFRGFSQGGMEFHADLVLPYRSEFQSIPMHVQFLIVQLENQNEGVLGRITSTTADGRLTQGAGEDYGLRVIAEDREIPEDLRDQYLKYRVNIRVLGVLREVGGRIVFAPSQRRLPHVGSRVAFLSPELLREVAGHNLEGAELGFLALGEFIYARGDRRLKVEEWMQVREPVVVPRFPIRQLVSRRSFVFARAGFGKSNLNKLLFAGLYEETPTVEKRGGRQVPVGTIIFDPDGEYFWPDDKNRPGLCDVPHLQDRIVVFTNREAPSRFYQSFVAGGIKLDIRRLRPADVISIALSPEKQDQQNVRKLKGMNDADWSELVDAIAAEGNATDLGLIKRLLRLEEGQEAEALAARANMTTIVKMLHDRSSQMLDMLLAALKQGCICVVDVSQLRGSSALVLSGLILNHIFQHNQEQFTRAEPDTIPTIAVIEEAQSVLGPGGGSGAEPWRWLRCGALHCMGEGGPQVRPGCGDDHTAAGVDLYRDPEPGRQLVRLPLDLRSRPDGPEAGEQPLQRRPAQLAPERTDPRPCCVLEQQRRQAISSVHPGVQF from the coding sequence ATGACGCTTTTTCCGCGAGACCAGGTAGTGGGCATCTTTCGCGGCTTCAGCCAGGGCGGTATGGAGTTTCACGCCGACTTGGTGCTGCCGTACCGGAGCGAGTTCCAGTCCATCCCCATGCATGTCCAGTTCCTCATCGTCCAGTTGGAGAACCAGAACGAGGGCGTGCTGGGGCGCATTACCTCCACTACGGCCGACGGGCGTCTCACCCAGGGGGCGGGGGAGGACTACGGCCTGCGGGTGATCGCGGAGGATCGGGAGATCCCCGAGGACCTGCGGGACCAGTACCTGAAGTACCGGGTGAACATCCGGGTGCTGGGGGTGCTGCGGGAGGTCGGTGGAAGGATCGTCTTTGCCCCATCCCAGCGGCGCCTGCCTCACGTGGGCAGCCGAGTCGCTTTCCTCTCCCCTGAGCTCCTGCGTGAGGTGGCCGGCCACAACCTGGAAGGTGCCGAGCTGGGCTTCCTGGCCCTTGGCGAGTTCATCTACGCCAGAGGGGACCGGCGCCTGAAGGTGGAGGAGTGGATGCAGGTGCGGGAGCCGGTGGTGGTGCCGCGCTTCCCCATCCGGCAACTTGTCTCCCGCCGGTCCTTTGTCTTTGCCCGGGCCGGCTTTGGCAAGTCCAACCTCAACAAGTTGCTCTTCGCCGGCCTGTATGAGGAGACACCGACGGTGGAGAAGCGGGGTGGCCGTCAGGTGCCGGTGGGGACCATCATCTTCGACCCCGACGGCGAGTACTTCTGGCCCGACGACAAGAACCGCCCCGGCCTGTGCGACGTGCCCCACCTGCAGGACCGGATCGTGGTCTTCACCAACCGGGAGGCGCCGAGTCGCTTCTACCAGTCTTTCGTCGCCGGAGGGATCAAGCTGGACATCCGGCGGCTCCGGCCCGCGGATGTGATCTCCATCGCCCTCTCTCCGGAGAAGCAGGATCAGCAGAACGTGCGCAAGCTGAAAGGCATGAATGACGCAGACTGGAGCGAACTGGTGGATGCGATTGCCGCGGAGGGCAACGCCACCGATCTTGGACTGATCAAGCGGTTGCTCCGTTTGGAGGAGGGCCAGGAGGCGGAGGCCCTGGCGGCCCGGGCGAATATGACCACCATCGTGAAGATGCTGCATGACCGCTCCAGCCAGATGTTGGACATGCTCCTCGCCGCTCTGAAACAGGGCTGCATCTGCGTGGTGGACGTCTCGCAGCTCAGGGGATCGTCGGCCCTGGTGCTCTCAGGGCTCATCCTGAACCACATCTTCCAGCATAATCAGGAGCAGTTCACCCGGGCGGAGCCGGACACCATTCCCACCATCGCCGTCATTGAGGAGGCACAGTCGGTGCTGGGCCCTGGCGGTGGCTCCGGTGCGGAGCCCTGGCGGTGGCTCCGGTGCGGAGCCCTACATTGCATGGGTGAAGGAGGGCCGCAAGTACGACCTGGGTGCGGTGATGATCACACAGCAGCCGGGGTCGATCTCTACCGAGATCCTGAGCCAGGGCGACAACTGGTTCGTCTTCCACTTGATCTCCGCAGCCGACCTGACGGCCCTGAAGCGGGCGAACAGCCACTTCAGCGACGACCTGCTCAGCTCGCTCCTGAACGAACCGATCCCCGGCCATGCTGTGTTTTGGAGCAGCAGCGGCGGCAAGCCATATCCAGTGTCCATCCGGGTGTTCAGTTTTGA
- a CDS encoding copper amine oxidase N-terminal domain-containing protein, translating to MRRVLALLMMLTMMLVPALAQAETAVRLVVDGVEVQTDVAPVLENDRTLVPIRAVTEALGFEVEWDQETRTATLTKGETTIQLTVGSPEAVVNGEKVALDVAPFIVSDRMMVPVRFVAEEIGLLVDWEQETRTVLITSQPPADEAAETGESDEDGEADEAGEPAGVVEPAALELLAQAHVASEVNVRQTGHFTVTIEGGLIPVDSEIFLEMYQEAPERALGYNTVRAFGMEQTIGVAVLDGQYWMQDETGAWAQMVMEEMAPTDRLSDPSALVNLNPAEYDWASATVTREAYEEAELQVVTVVMDKSGLAALIGEASELITDVRMEARYWLNDDGTLHHIDVYVETIADEPVPIRVVMQGTVFIEPWDGTIEFPPEITGAAE from the coding sequence ATGCGCCGCGTGTTAGCCCTACTCATGATGCTGACCATGATGCTCGTTCCCGCTCTGGCCCAGGCGGAGACCGCGGTCCGCCTGGTGGTGGACGGGGTCGAGGTACAGACCGACGTGGCCCCTGTCCTGGAGAACGACCGTACGCTGGTGCCCATCCGTGCAGTGACTGAAGCCCTCGGGTTTGAGGTGGAGTGGGACCAGGAGACCCGCACGGCGACCCTGACCAAGGGCGAGACGACGATCCAGCTCACCGTGGGCAGTCCGGAAGCCGTGGTCAACGGGGAGAAGGTGGCACTCGACGTGGCCCCCTTCATCGTCTCCGACCGCATGATGGTCCCTGTTCGCTTCGTCGCCGAGGAGATCGGCCTGCTGGTCGACTGGGAGCAGGAGACCCGCACGGTGCTCATCACTTCGCAGCCGCCAGCGGATGAGGCTGCGGAGACCGGTGAGTCCGACGAGGATGGCGAGGCGGATGAGGCCGGCGAGCCCGCCGGTGTGGTCGAGCCGGCCGCGCTGGAACTGCTCGCGCAGGCTCATGTCGCTTCCGAGGTGAACGTCCGGCAGACGGGCCACTTCACCGTGACCATCGAGGGCGGGCTGATTCCCGTCGATTCCGAGATATTCCTCGAAATGTACCAGGAGGCGCCGGAGCGGGCCCTCGGCTACAACACGGTGCGGGCCTTCGGGATGGAGCAGACGATCGGGGTTGCGGTACTCGACGGCCAGTACTGGATGCAGGACGAGACGGGCGCATGGGCTCAGATGGTGATGGAGGAGATGGCGCCGACGGATCGCCTGTCTGACCCGTCCGCCCTGGTCAACCTGAACCCCGCGGAATACGACTGGGCCAGCGCCACCGTTACCCGCGAGGCCTACGAGGAGGCCGAACTGCAGGTCGTGACGGTGGTCATGGACAAGTCGGGACTGGCCGCTCTGATCGGTGAGGCGTCCGAGCTGATCACCGACGTCCGGATGGAGGCCCGGTACTGGCTCAACGACGACGGCACGCTGCATCACATCGATGTGTATGTCGAGACCATCGCCGACGAGCCGGTGCCCATACGGGTGGTCATGCAGGGCACCGTGTTCATCGAGCCCTGGGACGGGACCATCGAGTTCCCGCCCGAGATCACCGGTGCTGCCGAGTAG
- a CDS encoding copper amine oxidase N-terminal domain-containing protein: MGEWEPMKGDHTRRARWLAWLMLAALLVHGPVGAGAEEPLQPEVAEYPAENYEPGPGWPEGWTPPPPPEGMSEQMRAEVEQALRDNPDMYDRYDWWVWDPLPAWTQEYPWYWEEDWMVCGTTIHVYAYPKPDTHLIQQVFGRSYVVGRLHLKPCRYEPMQYIVAVRELSEEEKLAEGRGIEYEYWMDKSHPGLGRDYGYRHNGSPEEIFVFLNFGNASSHFDTPAYLDTTVNRVRVPIRFISEMMGAEVTWDQAGRRVTIHFPAVTREVVKAVPAPGYDYPDLIHPETHLPDPYRYLLQEQTVSVPERTIVLTIDHPVAVVDGHEVALDAPPVIRNDRTMVPVRFIAEQMGAKVYWVGAEPIYRLDDGTMSGRYQVHIFTPFFPLYEYPSWYLENRAVRY, translated from the coding sequence ATGGGGGAGTGGGAACCGATGAAGGGGGATCACACACGCCGTGCCAGGTGGCTGGCCTGGCTGATGCTCGCGGCGCTGCTCGTGCACGGGCCGGTGGGGGCAGGAGCGGAGGAGCCGCTGCAGCCGGAGGTGGCGGAGTACCCGGCTGAGAACTACGAACCCGGTCCGGGATGGCCGGAGGGCTGGACGCCGCCGCCCCCGCCCGAGGGCATGTCGGAGCAGATGCGGGCGGAGGTGGAACAGGCGCTCCGGGACAATCCGGATATGTATGATCGGTACGACTGGTGGGTGTGGGATCCGCTTCCTGCCTGGACCCAGGAGTATCCCTGGTACTGGGAGGAGGACTGGATGGTCTGCGGGACGACGATCCACGTGTACGCCTATCCGAAGCCGGATACGCATTTGATCCAGCAGGTCTTCGGCCGGTCGTACGTCGTGGGGCGGCTGCACCTGAAGCCGTGCAGGTACGAGCCCATGCAGTACATCGTGGCCGTACGGGAGTTGAGTGAGGAGGAGAAGTTGGCCGAGGGGCGCGGCATCGAGTACGAATACTGGATGGACAAGTCTCACCCTGGGCTGGGCCGAGACTATGGATACCGGCATAACGGAAGCCCGGAGGAGATCTTTGTCTTCCTCAACTTCGGCAACGCCAGCAGCCACTTTGACACTCCAGCTTATCTTGACACCACCGTCAACCGGGTTCGGGTACCCATCCGGTTCATCAGCGAGATGATGGGGGCGGAGGTCACCTGGGACCAGGCCGGGCGGCGGGTGACCATTCATTTCCCGGCAGTTACCCGTGAAGTAGTGAAAGCTGTGCCTGCGCCTGGATACGACTATCCCGACCTGATCCACCCCGAGACACACCTGCCCGACCCATACCGGTACCTGTTGCAGGAACAGACGGTGAGTGTACCCGAGCGAACCATCGTGCTGACGATCGATCACCCAGTGGCGGTGGTAGACGGGCACGAGGTGGCCTTAGACGCCCCGCCGGTGATCCGGAACGACCGAACGATGGTGCCTGTCCGCTTCATAGCTGAGCAGATGGGTGCCAAAGTCTACTGGGTCGGGGCCGAACCCATCTACCGGCTCGACGATGGGACCATGTCAGGCAGGTACCAGGTTCACATCTTCACGCCGTTCTTCCCCCTGTACGAGTACCCCAGCTGGTACCTGGAGAATCGCGCGGTGAGGTACTAA
- a CDS encoding ABC transporter permease yields the protein MFQRILALAQKEFIQIRRDRRNLAMMLVLPILWLILFGYAFTFDVGEVPVAVVDRSGTTIGAAVADALRSYDRFVPADLPEPSEAGIREAIFRGEVVMGVLIPPGYGDEAHAELHILLDGANLFAAQTAARLIPAALEPAQEVVRAELQARTRAHVAELIAEAAEARKAEVLEGAASPP from the coding sequence GTGTTCCAGCGCATCCTGGCCCTGGCCCAGAAGGAGTTCATCCAGATCCGGCGCGACCGGCGGAACCTGGCGATGATGCTGGTCCTGCCGATCCTCTGGCTCATCCTCTTCGGCTATGCGTTCACCTTCGACGTGGGCGAAGTCCCCGTGGCCGTCGTCGACCGGAGCGGCACGACCATCGGCGCCGCCGTGGCCGACGCGCTCCGCAGCTACGACCGCTTCGTCCCCGCCGACCTGCCGGAACCGTCTGAGGCCGGCATCCGGGAGGCGATCTTCCGGGGCGAGGTGGTGATGGGCGTCCTCATCCCGCCCGGCTACGGCGACGAGGCGCATGCCGAGCTGCACATCCTGCTGGACGGGGCGAACCTCTTCGCCGCCCAGACCGCGGCCCGCCTGATCCCGGCCGCGCTGGAGCCCGCCCAGGAGGTTGTGCGGGCGGAGCTTCAGGCCCGCACCCGGGCGCATGTGGCGGAGCTGATCGCCGAGGCGGCCGAGGCGCGCAAGGCTGAGGTGCTCGAGGGAGCGGCGAGTCCGCCGTGA
- a CDS encoding transposase: MQSHGTTPEVTAQAIKSTTRHGFLVALGWVAQRLNLVDVLNRHLRINQKTYTHTPVDKVVEALVAILGNCRYMKDLNFDPEPLVADPAVAQAWGQERFAHFSTVCATFSKLTEENVQQLSDALAEIQAPLLQQEVAAVAGPDRSGMVIVDIDLTGQKVRGETRQYTGTDFGYIQGKLARGYQIAAAFLSGKQQRFAIDGLLKSGKANSRSGACLLELIPRIEARIGRPLRRVEWVEACLAQQKARVRQLYQQLQTVSGKGSARRKQKLQREFQEEVQHLREVNQRLRQYRQENRTNPAPLRIVLRADSAFGTPEVIQRLLELGYEFTIKSYSGSNPAYKRLFDAVPAEGWVEVEKNRFASEAVTVPGPTLLAPYPVRLVAMRRWDADGREVRSVILTTLQPEELTTTEVVKLYHGRQTIEAGFQEWKGTFHFGTPRMRKYEANAAFTQLVLFAFNLVRWAWRFLSTNSPKLAEAGSRLLVRVAARCRATIRCLGDTLRLVFSRGTPLAGAEITLNRATPYPYALLTPRMSSCSRET, from the coding sequence ATGCAGTCTCATGGTACGACGCCCGAAGTCACTGCGCAAGCCATCAAATCCACCACCCGGCATGGTTTTCTTGTCGCTCTTGGTTGGGTAGCGCAAAGGCTGAACCTGGTTGACGTGTTGAACCGGCACCTGCGGATCAATCAGAAGACCTACACCCATACGCCGGTCGACAAGGTAGTCGAGGCGTTGGTTGCCATTCTCGGCAACTGCCGCTACATGAAGGACCTGAACTTCGATCCCGAGCCGCTGGTCGCCGACCCTGCCGTAGCTCAAGCCTGGGGGCAGGAACGCTTTGCTCACTTCTCCACCGTCTGTGCGACCTTTAGCAAACTAACGGAGGAAAACGTTCAACAACTTTCCGATGCACTGGCGGAGATCCAGGCTCCCCTGCTTCAGCAGGAGGTTGCGGCGGTGGCGGGCCCAGACCGGTCCGGAATGGTCATCGTGGACATCGACCTCACCGGCCAGAAGGTTCGGGGCGAGACCAGGCAGTACACCGGTACCGACTTCGGCTACATCCAGGGGAAGTTGGCCCGAGGCTATCAGATCGCAGCCGCCTTCCTCAGCGGGAAGCAGCAGCGCTTTGCCATCGACGGCCTTCTCAAGTCCGGCAAGGCCAACAGCCGTTCCGGCGCCTGCCTGCTCGAACTGATTCCCAGGATCGAAGCCCGGATTGGTCGTCCCCTGCGGCGAGTCGAATGGGTCGAGGCATGCCTGGCTCAGCAGAAGGCTCGGGTCAGGCAGCTGTATCAGCAACTGCAGACGGTATCAGGCAAGGGCAGCGCCCGCCGGAAGCAGAAGCTGCAGCGTGAGTTCCAGGAGGAGGTTCAGCACCTCCGTGAAGTGAACCAGCGACTCCGGCAGTACCGGCAGGAGAATCGGACGAACCCGGCTCCCCTCCGGATCGTGCTGCGAGCCGACAGCGCCTTTGGCACGCCGGAGGTGATCCAGCGGCTGCTGGAGCTGGGATACGAGTTCACCATCAAGTCCTACTCCGGAAGCAATCCCGCCTACAAGCGCCTCTTCGACGCCGTGCCGGCGGAGGGCTGGGTTGAAGTCGAGAAGAACCGGTTTGCCTCCGAAGCCGTTACCGTACCTGGCCCCACTTTGCTCGCACCGTATCCGGTGCGACTGGTCGCCATGCGCCGCTGGGACGCCGATGGCCGGGAGGTCCGCAGCGTCATCCTGACTACGCTCCAGCCTGAGGAGCTCACCACGACAGAGGTCGTCAAGCTCTACCATGGACGGCAGACCATCGAAGCCGGGTTCCAGGAGTGGAAGGGAACGTTCCACTTTGGTACTCCTCGGATGCGGAAGTATGAGGCCAACGCCGCCTTCACGCAGCTGGTCTTGTTCGCCTTCAACCTGGTGCGCTGGGCTTGGCGGTTTCTGAGCACGAACTCGCCCAAACTGGCCGAGGCGGGGAGTCGACTCTTGGTACGAGTAGCGGCCCGGTGCCGAGCAACCATTCGGTGCCTCGGCGACACGCTGCGGTTGGTGTTCAGCCGGGGTACTCCCCTGGCTGGAGCTGAGATTACCCTGAACCGGGCCACTCCCTACCCATACGCCCTTTTAACACCACGAATGTCGAGTTGTTCGCGTGAAACTTGA
- a CDS encoding TetR/AcrR family transcriptional regulator → MSPRPKNPPPDRRAEILDAALRLFAEKGYAEATNAEIAKEAGVTAAALYYYFPSKEELFRTAVRQHIGRFVPTLRALTAQAPADASGPEAVGMILRNALAFFTEEKTQLVLRIVLAEGPRRPEIRQIWIDQITGIFEFLAPFVMNAIASGQIRPIDPRLIFVLLQGPMLSTVIIRDLLQVPALEGLTNDAVVDAVLETTLAGLRTDG, encoded by the coding sequence ATGTCCCCCCGTCCGAAGAACCCGCCGCCGGATCGGCGGGCGGAGATCCTCGACGCCGCCCTGCGGCTCTTCGCCGAGAAGGGGTACGCCGAGGCCACCAACGCCGAGATCGCCAAGGAGGCCGGGGTCACCGCGGCGGCACTCTACTACTACTTCCCCAGCAAGGAGGAGCTGTTCAGGACCGCGGTGCGCCAGCACATCGGGCGGTTTGTCCCGACGCTGCGGGCGCTGACGGCGCAGGCGCCCGCGGACGCCTCCGGTCCGGAGGCCGTCGGGATGATCCTCCGGAACGCGCTGGCTTTCTTCACGGAGGAGAAGACGCAGCTGGTGCTCCGGATCGTCCTGGCCGAGGGGCCCCGGCGCCCCGAGATCCGCCAGATCTGGATCGACCAGATCACCGGGATCTTCGAATTTTTGGCCCCCTTCGTGATGAACGCCATCGCCTCGGGGCAGATCCGCCCCATCGACCCCCGGCTGATCTTCGTCCTGCTCCAGGGCCCCATGCTGTCGACCGTGATCATCCGGGACCTCCTGCAGGTTCCCGCGCTGGAGGGGCTCACCAACGACGCCGTGGTCGACGCGGTCCTGGAGACCACGCTGGCCGGCCTTCGGACCGACGGCTGA